Proteins encoded by one window of Planctomycetia bacterium:
- a CDS encoding enoyl-CoA hydratase (Catalyzes the reversible hydration of unsaturated fatty acyl-CoA to beta-hydroxyacyl-CoA), which translates to VEAYNRLIGTEDRMEGIAAFNEKRKPQFRNR; encoded by the coding sequence GGTCGAGGCCTACAATCGCCTCATCGGCACCGAGGACCGCATGGAAGGCATCGCCGCCTTCAACGAGAAGCGAAAGCCCCAGTTTCGCAATCGCTAG